A genomic region of Alicyclobacillus sp. SO9 contains the following coding sequences:
- a CDS encoding ROK family protein, producing the protein MSRTEISKELDIGLPTTMRIVDALVERRFLSDVGVGNSTGGRPPTIVDIDRSSLKVVGIEIGRRTTRAVLTNLLGKAVYGQTTDIRRVDTPEKLLSFTSDFLSAAAVPKTDILGIGIAAPGPLDPKQGRILQPYKFPVALQNVPLADVVSKHFQLRCCLTNNADAAALSEVWSHTADSPDSLIFVLGELGFGMGTVLHGQVWNGHSNVSGELSHIVVNRHGRKCSCGKVGCVDAYSSLSVMEQRVSEKLQEDIPFEEIISRAERGADPEGSVVREALEVLETGILNAAAVVDPQSIVLGGKFWIDIEQYAPGLFSGTVNALSEWAGASVSMTRRGIQAVSLGAATLVLQDVYDHTNAVK; encoded by the coding sequence ATGTCACGAACAGAAATATCAAAAGAACTTGATATTGGATTGCCGACGACCATGAGGATTGTTGATGCGCTTGTTGAGAGAAGATTTCTGAGTGATGTGGGTGTCGGAAATTCGACTGGGGGGAGACCTCCTACAATTGTCGATATTGACCGGAGTTCACTGAAGGTAGTAGGCATCGAGATTGGCAGAAGGACAACCCGGGCTGTATTAACCAATCTCTTAGGGAAAGCTGTCTATGGGCAGACTACAGACATCCGAAGGGTCGACACCCCGGAGAAATTGCTGTCTTTTACTTCGGACTTCCTTTCTGCGGCGGCAGTACCAAAGACGGACATTTTGGGCATTGGGATTGCTGCGCCTGGCCCACTGGATCCGAAACAAGGTAGAATTCTACAGCCTTATAAATTCCCCGTCGCCTTGCAAAATGTGCCGCTTGCCGATGTTGTGAGTAAGCACTTTCAACTGCGTTGCTGCTTGACGAACAACGCTGACGCTGCTGCTTTGTCTGAGGTGTGGTCCCATACGGCAGACTCGCCAGATAGTCTCATATTTGTTTTGGGAGAGCTTGGATTTGGAATGGGTACCGTACTCCACGGGCAAGTCTGGAATGGACACTCTAATGTTTCGGGAGAACTCTCCCACATTGTAGTGAACCGCCACGGCAGGAAATGTTCCTGCGGCAAGGTAGGCTGTGTAGATGCTTACAGTTCACTTTCCGTCATGGAGCAGCGCGTATCAGAAAAATTGCAGGAAGATATACCCTTTGAAGAGATTATCTCGAGGGCAGAGAGAGGAGCAGATCCGGAGGGTTCTGTAGTCAGAGAAGCTTTGGAGGTATTGGAAACCGGTATTTTAAATGCGGCCGCCGTGGTTGATCCGCAGTCGATAGTACTGGGCGGTAAGTTTTGGATAGACATCGAACAGTACGCACCTGGTTTATTCAGCGGGACAGTAAACGCGTTGAGTGAATGGGCCGGAGCATCAGTTTCGATGACCAGAAGAGGTATTCAGGCCGTGTCCCTTGGTGCAGCTACTTTAGTCTTGCAAGATGTTTATGATCATACCAACGCGGTGAAATAG
- a CDS encoding extracellular solute-binding protein: MKMKVRNKVAVLFVPIVSTAVLAGCSAGASSTGNAGSNTSGSGGGSGGTITYWASQEGGSIPLEKKVLQKVTANFQKQSGIKVDFQIITWANLWNKTLTAITSGNGPDVIDLGNTWASTFAGTGGFVPLSASKMQEIGGKSKFLSSAMQMTGVPGQPPIAVPYMSEAYSLFYNKQMFKKAGITTPPQTWTQFVKDGKKLNGNGVYGMGTDGSEVNDNFHLFWILLRQHGGKIVENGKAALNSAKAQKSTQFFTQLMTKYKVMDPDSAAWNGSQMVSNFANGKIAMMFAQGSDIPQVEADGMKKSQFGIATVPLVSYGQTTAPSQDKIASFIAGIDLGILKSSKHQSADLKFLKFMTSKQTQITLNKAYGTLPPVKSAESNSAFQTPANKVYLKTLKDYAAPTPRIKNEGQMEQSVGTHMKTILAAAAQNKLTSQTIAAQLKKANAEVQSILGK, encoded by the coding sequence ATGAAGATGAAAGTGAGAAACAAGGTTGCTGTTTTGTTCGTACCGATTGTGAGTACTGCGGTGTTAGCCGGCTGTAGTGCGGGGGCATCATCGACAGGAAATGCAGGTAGCAATACCTCTGGTTCTGGCGGTGGTTCGGGGGGCACGATAACCTACTGGGCCTCTCAGGAAGGCGGTTCCATTCCACTTGAGAAGAAGGTGCTGCAAAAAGTCACCGCTAATTTTCAGAAGCAAAGTGGGATAAAGGTTGATTTCCAAATCATAACCTGGGCCAACCTCTGGAATAAGACGTTGACTGCCATCACGAGTGGCAATGGCCCGGATGTCATTGATTTAGGGAACACTTGGGCATCAACTTTTGCGGGAACGGGCGGTTTCGTTCCGCTGTCGGCAAGCAAGATGCAAGAAATTGGAGGAAAATCCAAATTTCTGTCTTCGGCGATGCAAATGACTGGGGTACCGGGGCAGCCGCCAATTGCGGTGCCGTACATGTCTGAAGCCTACAGTCTCTTCTATAATAAGCAGATGTTTAAGAAGGCTGGAATTACAACGCCTCCGCAAACCTGGACACAGTTTGTGAAAGATGGAAAGAAGTTGAATGGAAACGGTGTTTACGGTATGGGGACAGACGGATCGGAAGTAAACGATAATTTTCACTTGTTCTGGATCTTACTCAGACAGCACGGAGGAAAGATTGTAGAGAATGGTAAAGCAGCGCTAAATAGTGCGAAGGCTCAGAAATCTACTCAATTCTTTACTCAACTGATGACAAAATATAAGGTCATGGATCCCGATTCTGCAGCATGGAATGGCAGCCAAATGGTGTCGAACTTTGCGAACGGGAAGATTGCCATGATGTTCGCCCAAGGCAGTGATATTCCTCAAGTCGAAGCGGATGGTATGAAAAAGTCACAGTTTGGCATTGCGACTGTACCTTTGGTGTCTTACGGTCAAACAACGGCTCCGTCTCAAGATAAAATCGCGAGCTTCATCGCCGGTATTGACTTGGGTATTTTAAAGTCTTCAAAGCACCAGTCCGCTGATTTGAAATTCCTGAAATTCATGACGAGTAAACAGACTCAAATTACGTTAAATAAGGCGTACGGCACACTGCCTCCGGTCAAATCGGCAGAGTCTAATTCGGCCTTTCAAACGCCGGCAAACAAGGTGTACTTAAAGACCTTGAAGGACTATGCAGCACCAACTCCCCGGATTAAGAACGAGGGGCAAATGGAGCAGTCCGTAGGAACTCATATGAAGACAATTCTTGCGGCTGCGGCACAGAATAAGCTCACGAGTCAAACCATCGCAGCGCAGTTGAAAAAAGCGAATGCGGAGGTTCAATCGATTCTCGGAAAATAA
- a CDS encoding carbohydrate ABC transporter permease has product MGKIARGNKKNTNRVVIWFILPTIFFELLIHVIPMLIGVYISFTHLTSLTLLHWLRAPFIGFGNYQTGLSPTSPIGATFYSSLLVSLSYSILTVLASAIIGVGGALLVNPPFRGRAIFRALFLIPYAVPAIVVGIIWRFIFSRQFGLANGLLVNIFHILGQRPFWLIGPHAFVAMLVANVWKTWPFIFLVSLAGLQTISQDYLEAAEIDGAGAWRQFSAIVLPGIRPVLSIGVLLSFLWTFNDFTIPYSMMGSSPPTSANVLPLSVYSNAFQNWNFGTGAAMSVLMILILGLIAVLFDRLFKVGRSA; this is encoded by the coding sequence ATGGGTAAAATCGCGAGGGGTAATAAGAAAAATACAAATCGGGTAGTTATTTGGTTCATTTTACCCACTATCTTCTTTGAACTGTTGATTCACGTTATACCTATGCTAATTGGGGTCTATATTAGCTTTACTCATTTGACATCACTTACCTTGCTTCACTGGCTTCGAGCTCCTTTTATTGGCTTTGGGAACTATCAGACAGGATTAAGTCCGACCAGCCCCATAGGCGCAACATTTTATTCTTCGTTATTGGTCAGTTTGTCGTATTCGATTCTGACGGTTTTGGCATCAGCCATCATTGGAGTGGGGGGCGCTCTTCTAGTCAACCCGCCGTTTCGCGGTAGAGCAATTTTTCGGGCGCTGTTTTTAATCCCGTATGCTGTCCCTGCCATCGTAGTCGGGATTATCTGGCGTTTCATATTTTCTCGGCAATTCGGATTGGCAAACGGACTTCTTGTGAACATATTTCACATTTTGGGACAACGTCCTTTTTGGTTGATTGGGCCGCACGCATTTGTTGCAATGCTTGTCGCCAACGTATGGAAAACATGGCCTTTCATTTTCCTTGTGTCGCTGGCGGGGTTGCAAACCATTTCCCAGGACTATCTCGAAGCTGCGGAAATAGACGGGGCGGGTGCTTGGCGGCAATTCTCGGCAATTGTACTCCCTGGAATACGTCCTGTTCTCTCCATTGGGGTATTGCTAAGTTTTTTGTGGACCTTCAATGATTTTACAATTCCCTATTCTATGATGGGGTCAAGTCCGCCTACAAGTGCAAATGTACTGCCCCTATCCGTGTACAGTAATGCCTTTCAAAACTGGAATTTCGGCACAGGCGCAGCCATGTCTGTATTGATGATATTGATTTTGGGCCTTATTGCCGTCCTGTTTGATAGACTCTTTAAAGTCGGAAGGAGCGCATAG
- a CDS encoding carbohydrate ABC transporter permease: MRQRSTRKSVVRYVLLGVYTLFVVLPLYEMLAASLEPLKYIISPAFHFWPKHVNVSAYFHMWKTIPLARYFMNSIVVSGVATLLSILIALFASYAFSRFEFRGKTSFGWVLLATQMFPGILFLLPIYVMFIYIQSHTGIHFTGTYQGLIITYMTFALPFSVWMLKGYFEGIPKSLDEAAKIDGSSHLRIIFQILFPLALPGIIATAVFAFITAWNELLFATVLTSSATKTITIGLESYASRSVIHWGQLMAASLTVTIPIVVAFLLVQKYFLYGFAGSVKE; this comes from the coding sequence ATGAGGCAAAGGTCGACTCGTAAATCCGTGGTACGCTATGTACTGCTGGGTGTCTATACGCTGTTTGTGGTACTTCCATTATATGAAATGCTTGCTGCATCGTTGGAGCCTCTGAAGTACATTATTTCTCCGGCTTTCCATTTCTGGCCAAAGCATGTGAACGTATCAGCCTACTTTCATATGTGGAAGACCATTCCTTTAGCCAGGTATTTTATGAATAGTATCGTTGTTTCAGGTGTTGCAACCCTTCTATCCATTCTCATCGCTCTGTTTGCGTCCTACGCATTCAGCCGGTTTGAATTTAGAGGGAAAACGTCCTTTGGGTGGGTCCTGCTGGCGACTCAGATGTTCCCAGGCATTCTCTTCTTACTGCCTATCTATGTCATGTTCATCTACATTCAATCTCACACGGGTATTCATTTCACTGGAACCTACCAAGGTTTGATTATTACCTATATGACTTTTGCCCTGCCCTTTTCGGTGTGGATGCTGAAGGGCTACTTTGAGGGGATTCCAAAGTCTTTGGACGAGGCTGCCAAAATTGATGGGTCATCGCACCTTCGCATTATCTTTCAAATTCTTTTTCCTCTGGCTCTTCCGGGGATTATAGCAACAGCGGTATTTGCTTTCATCACTGCTTGGAATGAACTCTTATTTGCCACAGTCCTGACGTCGTCGGCTACAAAAACCATTACAATTGGGTTGGAGAGCTATGCGAGTCGAAGTGTGATTCACTGGGGACAACTGATGGCAGCCTCCTTGACTGTAACGATACCCATCGTTGTTGCTTTCTTACTGGTGCAAAAGTATTTCTTGTACGGTTTTGCTGGCAGTGTTAAGGAATAA
- a CDS encoding sugar phosphate isomerase/epimerase has translation MAKLGLQLYTLRDMMEQDFTGVLKKVSDIGYQGVEFAGYGGLSATELRKVIDDLGLEGVSSHVQLHELENNLDKVLEDAQELGLSYIVCPVLPETMREGADNYRKLAGLFEQVGDKAARVGIKFAYHNHAFEFTELDGQFALDALYAWTDPKLVQAELDIYWIEYAGQSAAQYIKRYAERTELLHVKDMTNDDERFFAEVGTGQLDIPSILSAAQAAKVEWYLVEQDISRRDPLESIQISYRYLTGMGQ, from the coding sequence ATGGCAAAACTCGGTCTTCAATTATACACGTTGAGAGACATGATGGAGCAAGATTTCACAGGCGTCTTAAAAAAAGTGTCAGACATCGGATACCAAGGTGTGGAGTTTGCTGGATATGGCGGATTGTCTGCCACGGAACTTCGTAAGGTCATTGATGACCTTGGACTTGAGGGCGTTTCCAGTCATGTGCAACTTCATGAATTGGAAAACAACCTAGACAAGGTCCTGGAGGATGCGCAGGAACTAGGGCTGAGTTATATTGTCTGTCCTGTACTTCCGGAAACTATGAGGGAAGGGGCCGACAACTACCGAAAGTTGGCTGGTCTGTTTGAACAGGTGGGTGACAAAGCCGCACGGGTTGGCATCAAATTTGCATACCACAATCATGCATTTGAGTTTACCGAGTTAGATGGGCAGTTTGCCCTCGATGCGTTGTACGCATGGACTGACCCCAAACTGGTGCAAGCAGAACTGGACATCTATTGGATTGAATATGCCGGACAAAGCGCAGCGCAGTACATCAAGCGCTATGCAGAGCGGACGGAGTTGCTTCATGTAAAAGATATGACTAACGACGATGAAAGGTTTTTTGCGGAAGTAGGCACAGGTCAGCTAGATATTCCAAGTATTCTGAGTGCGGCACAGGCAGCGAAGGTTGAGTGGTATTTGGTAGAGCAGGATATCTCGCGACGCGATCCGCTGGAGAGCATTCAGATAAGCTATCGCTACTTGACTGGCATGGGTCAGTAA
- a CDS encoding Gfo/Idh/MocA family protein encodes MSRDIKIGLIGAGNIGSVHLDVFQHVDGASIAAITDAYLPLAEQRGAEYQLRVHQSVEGLLNDESLDAVIIGVPNKFHAPLAVQALQAGKHVLLEKPMGLNAEAAKEIVRAERTSGKVLMIAHQMRWQSNSIEVKKQIEKGALGHIYSAKTGWFRRKGIPGWGTWFTQKNESGGGPLIDIGVHMLDLALYLMGNPKPVSVFGSTYAEFGPKKKGIGTWGTPNWDGIFDVEDLATALIKMEDGSSLTLDVSWAVHMDTSNEPFVHLMGSEGGASIQGNSAKLLTELYDRAVDIPVAEPKDDEGERVRLSRHFVECVRNGTPPITSAMTGLANNLVLDAIFESSETGLEVVLDWEL; translated from the coding sequence ATGAGTCGTGACATAAAAATAGGATTGATTGGTGCGGGGAACATCGGGAGTGTACACTTAGACGTCTTTCAACACGTGGATGGTGCATCGATTGCTGCGATTACGGATGCCTATTTGCCTCTGGCAGAACAAAGAGGAGCCGAATACCAACTGCGGGTTCATCAAAGTGTAGAAGGTCTGCTCAATGACGAGTCATTGGATGCGGTCATCATTGGCGTACCGAACAAGTTTCATGCACCCTTGGCTGTTCAGGCGTTACAGGCAGGGAAGCATGTTCTGTTGGAAAAGCCAATGGGTCTCAACGCCGAAGCAGCAAAAGAGATTGTGCGGGCTGAGCGTACATCCGGCAAGGTGCTCATGATTGCCCACCAGATGCGTTGGCAGTCCAATTCCATCGAAGTAAAAAAGCAGATTGAAAAAGGTGCTCTGGGCCACATTTACAGCGCAAAAACGGGCTGGTTTCGCAGAAAGGGAATTCCCGGTTGGGGGACGTGGTTTACTCAGAAGAATGAATCGGGCGGCGGACCTTTGATTGATATCGGGGTACATATGTTGGACCTGGCTCTCTACTTGATGGGCAATCCGAAGCCTGTATCGGTCTTCGGGTCTACCTATGCGGAATTTGGTCCAAAGAAAAAGGGGATAGGGACCTGGGGCACACCAAACTGGGATGGTATTTTTGATGTGGAAGACTTGGCCACGGCACTCATCAAAATGGAAGACGGCAGCAGCTTGACTCTGGATGTCAGTTGGGCTGTACACATGGACACCAGCAACGAGCCTTTTGTTCACTTAATGGGCTCAGAGGGCGGTGCATCCATTCAGGGGAACTCTGCTAAGCTGCTAACGGAACTATACGATAGAGCGGTAGATATTCCCGTTGCTGAACCGAAAGACGATGAAGGAGAGCGGGTTCGCTTAAGTCGTCACTTCGTGGAATGCGTTAGAAACGGCACGCCGCCCATTACGTCCGCGATGACGGGGTTGGCGAATAACCTGGTCTTGGACGCAATTTTTGAATCGTCCGAAACTGGATTGGAAGTCGTATTGGACTGGGAGCTCTAA